In Mangifera indica cultivar Alphonso chromosome 1, CATAS_Mindica_2.1, whole genome shotgun sequence, a single genomic region encodes these proteins:
- the LOC123220284 gene encoding receptor-like protein 6: MALVSGQCQSSQQSLLLQMKNNLVFDSASAVRLMQWTESTDCCTWSGVNCNVVGLVIGLDLSFESITGEIENVTGLFDLQYLESLNLAFNRFNAAQIPSKIANLTNLTYLNLSYAGFAGQIPIEITYMARLVTLDLSSFSFLGSSLLKLENPNLRVLVQNLTELRELYLDGVNISASGKEWCQALSSSLPNLSVLSLSNCFLSGPIDFSLTNLRSLSVFHWGGNKLSSPVPEFLADFPNLTSLHLPYCDLYGVVPKKLFQIPTLETLDLSYNEFLQGFLPDFPQNLSLRSLVLQHTNFSGTIPDSIGNLKNLSIIHLSFCNFNGPLPCFLMSEKVSYLDLSHNFLTGQISFTDRGKLFNVVYVDLSYNSLDGRIPGSLFALPSLQRLYLDNNRFEGQIPEFSDAPSSLLKSLDLSANRLEGPIPVSIFELEKLNVLELSSNKLNGTVQLGMLQKLGNLTRLDLSYNNLAVQASRSDSYFLPMISTLRLASCKLSVFPTLKSQLYHLDLSDNQISGEIPNWIWQSGNRALHHLNLSHNLLVGLQEPYSVSDLDVLDLRSNLLQGKIPKLPPTVVYVDYSNNSFTSVPTDIVLQVLDLSGNNFSGRIPPCLIESSYGLGVLNLRRNRLQSTISDTFSENCTLQTIDLSDNQLEGMVPKSLANCADLQILNIGNNHFNDTFPCWLNNVSSLRILILRSNKFQGEIDCPQIKGSWPMLQIFDLASNRFCGRLNKKYLTTWEAMMADSVKSELKHLQFPIDQLDQLYYQDQVTVTTKGLRLELVKILTVFTSVDLSCNNFQGPIPEEMGLLKSLHILNLSYNAFTGPLPPSVENMKQLESLDLSVNNLTGAIPAQLASLNFLSFLNVSYNHFVGEIPLGTQLQSFSSTSFDGNEGLCGPPLTTDCTNSSILPTPPSASPPESKIDWLFIMMSIGFTVGFGAVVAPLMFTKKVNKWYDDCISKYRVKLGM; encoded by the exons ATGGCTTTGGTCTCTGGGCAGTGTCAGAGCAGTCAGCAGTCGTTGTTACTCCAAATGAAGAACAACCTGGTATTCGATTCGGCTTCAGCTGTACGTCTGATGCAATGGACTGAAAGCACTGACTGTTGTACTTGGAGCGGTGTCAACTGCAATGTGGTAGGTCTTGTGATTGGCCTGGATTTGTCCTTTGAATCAATCACCGGTGAAATTGAGAATGTGACAGGCCTTTTCGATCTTCAGTATCTTGAGAGCCTGAATTTGGCTTTTAATAGATTCAACGCAGCTCAAATTCCATCCAAGATTGCTAACCTCacaaatttgacttatttgaaTCTTTCTTATGCTGGGTTCGCTGGCCAGATTCCTATTGAAATCACATACATGGCAAGGTTGGTTACTCTTGATTTATCAAGTTTTAGCTTTTTAGGATCTTCTCTCTTGAAACTCGAGAACCCAAACTTAAGAGTGCTGGTTCAAAATCTCACAGAGCTCAGAGAACTATATCTTGATGGCGTAAACATATCAGCCTCTGGAAAGGAATGGTGCCAAGCATTATCATCTTCGCTGCCTAATCTGAGTGTTCTGAGCTTATCCAACTGTTTTCTTTCGGGCCCTATCGATTTTTCCCTCACAAATCTGCGTTCACTTTCAGTATTTCATTGGGGCGGTAACAAGCTTTCGTCCCCGGTTCCAGAATTTTTGGCTGATTTCCCCAATTTGACCTCCTTGCATCTCCCTTATTGTGACTTGTATGGAGTCGTTCCAAAGAAACTGTTTCAGATTCCAACACTAGAGACTCTAGACCTATCATATAACGAGTTTCTTCAGGGTTTTCTCCCAGACTTTCCTCAGAATCTCTCTCTTCGGTCTCTGGTGCTCCAGCACACAAATTTCTCAGGGACGATACCAGATTCCATAGGCAACCTAAAAAATTTGTCGATCATACATCTTTCATTTTGCAATTTCAATGGTCCACTCCCATGTTTTCTCATGTCCGAAAAAGTCAGCTATCTGGACCTCTCTCATAATTTTTTGACTGGCCAAATCTCATTCACGGATCGTGGAAAGCTTTTCAATGTTGTTTATGTTGACCTAAGTTATAATTCACTCGATGGAAGAATCCCCGGATCTCTTTTTGCGCTGCCATCACTACAGAGACTATATCTAGACAACAACCGATTTGAGGGCCAAATTCCAGAGTTTTCAGATGCACCCTCTTCTCTACTTAAAAGCCTTGATTTAAGTGCCAATAGATTAGAGGGCCCTATTCCAGTGTCAATTTTTGAACTTGAAAAACTTAATGTCCTCGAACTTTCTTCCAACAAGTTAAATGGCACTGTGCAGCTAGGCATGCTTCAAAAACTTGGTAATCTAACTAGGCTTGATCTTTCATACAACAACTTGGCAGTGCAAGCAAGTAGAAGCGATTCTTATTTCCTTCCCATGATCAGCACACTGAGATTGGCTTCTTGCAAATTGAGCGTTTTTCCTACTCTAAAATCGCAGCTATATCATTTGGACCTTTCTGACAACCAAATTTCAGGGGAAATACCTAACTGGATTTGGCAAAGTGGTAATCGGGCACTCCACCATCTAAATCTATCACATAATCTCCTGGTTGGTCTGCAAGAACCTTATTCTGTTTCTGACCTGGATGTTCTTGACTTACGCTCCAACCTTCTTCAAGGAAAGATTCCAAAACTACCACCAACGGTTGTGTATGTGGATTACTCAAATAACTCTTTCACTTCAGTTCCGACTGACATTG TTCTTCAAGTTCTCGACTTATCAGGCAATAATTTCAGTGGCAGGATACCGCCATGTTTAATTGAAAGCAGTTATGGACTTGGTGTACTAAACTTGAGGAGAAACCGTCTTCAAAGCACCATTTCTGATACATTTTCTGAAAACTGCACACTACAAACAATTGATCTGAGTGATAATCAGCTAGAAGGAATGGTTCCGAAATCTCTGGCCAATTGTGCAGACTTACAGATTTTAAATATTGGGAACAACCACTTCAACGATACATTTCCGTGCTGGTTAAACAATGTCTCCAGTTTGCGAATCCTAATTTTGCGATCCAACAAATTTCAAGGTGAGATTGATTGTCCACAGATTAAAGGCTCCTGGCCAATGCTTCAGATTTTCGACCTAGCTTCCAATAGATTTTGTGGAagactaaataaaaaatacttgaCTACCTGGGAGGCAATGATGGCTGACAGTGTCAAATCAGAGCTTAAACATCTTCAGTTTCCGATCGATCAACTCGACCAATTATACTACCAGGATCAAGTGACAGTGACCACCAAAGGTCTACGCCTGGAGCTAGTGAAGATCTTAACAGTATTTACCTCCGTTGACTTGTCATGCAACAATTTTCAAGGGCCAATACCAGAAGAGATGGGGCTATTAAAATCACTTCATATTCTCAACTTGTCTTACAATGCATTCACAGGCCCACTTCCACCATCAGTAGAAAACATGAAACAACTAGAGTCGTTGGACCTCTCAGTCAATAACCTGACCGGGGCTATTCCTGCACAGCTTGCAAGCCTAAATTTCCTATCGTTCCTGAATGTCTCGTATAATCACTTTGTTGGAGAGATCCCGTTAGGTACTCAACTCCAATCATTTTCTTCGACTTCTTTTGATGGCAATGAAGGATTATGTGGGCCACCTTTGACAACTGATTGCACAAACTCTAGCATCTTACCAACTCCACCATCAGCTTCACCACCAGAAAGTAAGATTGATTGGCTGTTTATAATGATGTCGATTGGATTCACGGTAGGTTTTGGAGCCGTTGTTGCGCCCCTGATGTTTACAAAGAAGGTAAACAAATGGTATGACGATTGCATCAGCAAGTATAGGGTGAAATTAGGCATGTAA